In one Deinococcus psychrotolerans genomic region, the following are encoded:
- a CDS encoding branched-chain amino acid ABC transporter permease, which produces MTRWWRLGVGLVLLALLAWLGPQFMPDYFVRVLIVMAVNVVLVSSLGLSNGFTGVFSLGHVGFVALGAYSSAILTLALDKKLAYLPDLLGWLAQIQLGFLPATLIAGLLCALVGLIVGAPLMRLNGNYVSVATLGFLIIVNVVLVNAESFTRGARTFTGIDTSTTLPWALGWMVLTLLILSRVAYSPFGRAMRATREDLIAAQGIGIRVLPTRLMAFIIGAFFAGVGGALYAHYLGSFSPATFYFALMVTQLAMLVVGGQGSLTGAAVGVVLVTLLSEVLRNLERGFSLGSLTLPPLYGVSQIVLGMVFILVMVYRPSGLLGDRELQLVDSSKASQGASPEQEAV; this is translated from the coding sequence GTGACGCGTTGGTGGCGGCTCGGCGTGGGCCTAGTTCTGCTGGCGTTGCTGGCCTGGCTGGGGCCACAATTCATGCCCGACTACTTCGTGCGGGTGCTGATCGTGATGGCCGTCAACGTGGTGCTGGTGTCCAGCCTGGGGCTGTCCAACGGCTTTACCGGGGTGTTCTCGCTGGGGCACGTGGGATTTGTGGCGCTGGGGGCGTACAGTAGCGCCATCCTCACCCTGGCGCTGGACAAAAAATTGGCTTACCTGCCCGATCTCCTCGGCTGGCTGGCGCAGATTCAGCTCGGTTTTCTGCCCGCTACCCTGATCGCAGGTTTGCTATGCGCTCTGGTCGGACTGATTGTCGGTGCGCCGCTGATGCGCCTCAACGGCAATTATGTCAGCGTCGCGACCCTGGGCTTTCTGATCATCGTCAATGTGGTGCTGGTCAATGCCGAGAGCTTTACACGCGGGGCGCGGACGTTTACCGGCATCGACACCTCGACCACCTTGCCCTGGGCGCTGGGCTGGATGGTGCTGACCCTGCTGATCCTCTCGCGGGTGGCCTACTCGCCATTTGGCCGGGCCATGCGAGCCACCCGCGAGGACCTGATCGCGGCGCAGGGCATCGGCATCCGGGTACTGCCCACACGGCTGATGGCTTTTATCATCGGCGCTTTCTTTGCGGGTGTGGGCGGGGCACTCTACGCCCATTACCTCGGCTCCTTCTCCCCGGCTACCTTCTACTTCGCCCTGATGGTCACGCAACTGGCGATGCTGGTGGTGGGCGGGCAGGGCAGCCTCACTGGAGCGGCCGTGGGCGTGGTGCTGGTCACGCTGCTCTCGGAGGTGCTGCGCAACTTAGAACGCGGTTTCTCGCTCGGTTCCCTCACGCTGCCGCCGCTTTACGGGGTCAGTCAGATCGTGCTGGGCATGGTGTTCATTCTGGTGATGGTCTACCGCCCGTCAGGGCTGCTGGGCGACCGCGAACTTCAACTCGTTGACTCATCGAAGGCGTCTCAGGGCGCTTCGCCCGAACAGGAGGCTGTATGA
- a CDS encoding ABC transporter substrate-binding protein, producing MNKNFTRWLLTAGIATLPLTVALAQGKTPIKIGGAFNLTGALSSLDAPAANGAKLAIKEINAAGGVLGRPLELVVYDGKSDAATITNVASQLISSAKVRAIVGFTDSDSALALGPIAQKAGVPFVTAGATSPQLPTQIGDTMFLAPFGDNVQAAVGAEFAYKNLKGKTAYLLVDRSAEYTTLLAKYFKDAYLKAGGKITLEDSYKSGDKNFGAQITRLRALAQKPDVLYIAALPDDIGTLVKQVRQAGILSPIVGGDGYDTPLLVQVGGTSANNVYFTTHALISPKSTPAVKKFMAGYQKDFGKEPENAFAALGYDSVYLVADAIKRAGSDEPAKIKAALATTKNLKTVTGTITYAPGSRVPQKGVTVIGVKNKELTLAAEMTPNYVPKP from the coding sequence ATGAACAAGAACTTTACTCGCTGGCTGCTCACTGCTGGAATCGCCACCCTTCCACTCACGGTGGCGCTGGCCCAAGGCAAAACGCCCATCAAAATCGGCGGAGCGTTCAACCTCACCGGAGCGCTGTCCAGCCTAGACGCGCCCGCCGCCAACGGCGCAAAACTGGCCATCAAGGAGATCAACGCTGCCGGAGGCGTACTGGGCCGCCCGCTTGAACTGGTCGTCTACGACGGCAAGAGCGACGCCGCCACCATCACCAACGTCGCCTCGCAGCTCATCAGCAGCGCCAAGGTACGGGCCATCGTGGGCTTCACGGACTCCGACTCGGCCCTGGCGCTGGGGCCGATTGCTCAGAAAGCTGGTGTGCCGTTCGTGACGGCGGGAGCCACCTCACCGCAGCTCCCCACCCAGATCGGCGACACCATGTTCCTGGCTCCTTTCGGCGACAACGTGCAGGCGGCGGTAGGGGCCGAATTTGCCTACAAGAACCTCAAGGGCAAAACGGCTTATCTGCTGGTCGACCGCAGCGCCGAGTACACCACCCTGCTCGCCAAATACTTCAAGGACGCTTACCTCAAAGCGGGCGGCAAAATCACTCTGGAAGACTCGTACAAGTCCGGCGACAAGAACTTCGGGGCGCAGATCACCCGGCTGCGGGCGCTGGCTCAGAAGCCCGATGTTCTGTATATCGCCGCCCTGCCCGACGACATCGGTACGCTCGTCAAGCAGGTCAGGCAGGCAGGCATCCTGTCGCCCATCGTGGGCGGCGACGGGTACGACACGCCGCTCTTGGTGCAGGTGGGCGGCACGAGCGCCAACAACGTCTATTTCACCACCCACGCCCTGATCAGTCCCAAGAGCACCCCCGCCGTCAAGAAATTCATGGCCGGGTATCAGAAGGATTTTGGCAAGGAACCGGAAAACGCATTTGCCGCGCTGGGCTACGACTCGGTTTACCTGGTGGCTGACGCCATCAAGCGGGCGGGCAGCGATGAGCCGGCCAAGATCAAGGCGGCGCTGGCCACCACCAAGAACCTCAAAACCGTGACGGGCACCATCACCTACGCGCCCGGCTCGCGGGTGCCGCAAAAAGGCGTGACGGTGATCGGTGTCAAGAACAAGGAACTCACCCTGGCAGCGGAGATGACGCCCAACTATGTCCCCAAACCCTGA
- a CDS encoding cyclase family protein — protein sequence MSPNPDSSEQLPGLWAAYQQHLRGATYTDLTHAFFPGQPRFPAFPDQTFGNFVSLANGALFEVHQYGFVGQWGTHVDPPSHMVAGGRTISELSVNEMLLPLCVLNVSEQVKADPDYRPTLADLEAWEKQHGRVPQGGFVALRTDWHQRWPDRERMANADAEGVAHFPGWSREVLKALLEERGVVAVGHETTDTDGGMSSTRDGDYSLEAYILGRDCWQLELLTNLDKVPETGALLLASWPNPKGGSGFPARAVAIHL from the coding sequence ATGTCCCCAAACCCTGATTCTTCTGAGCAGTTGCCGGGCCTGTGGGCCGCTTATCAGCAGCACCTTCGCGGCGCGACCTACACTGATCTGACCCACGCCTTCTTTCCCGGCCAACCACGCTTCCCGGCCTTCCCCGATCAGACGTTCGGCAATTTTGTGAGCTTAGCCAATGGCGCACTCTTCGAGGTTCATCAATACGGCTTCGTCGGGCAGTGGGGCACGCACGTCGACCCGCCCTCGCACATGGTGGCGGGCGGGCGCACCATCTCCGAACTCAGCGTCAACGAGATGCTGCTGCCGCTGTGCGTGCTGAATGTCAGTGAGCAGGTGAAGGCCGACCCAGATTACCGCCCCACTTTGGCCGACCTCGAAGCGTGGGAAAAGCAACACGGCCGAGTGCCGCAGGGCGGTTTCGTGGCTCTCAGAACCGACTGGCATCAGCGCTGGCCGGATCGGGAACGCATGGCCAATGCGGACGCTGAGGGCGTGGCCCATTTCCCCGGTTGGAGCCGCGAGGTGCTGAAAGCGCTGCTAGAGGAGCGCGGCGTCGTGGCCGTCGGTCACGAAACCACCGACACCGATGGCGGCATGTCCAGCACCCGTGACGGTGATTACAGCCTGGAGGCCTACATCCTGGGCCGCGACTGCTGGCAACTGGAACTGCTCACCAACCTCGATAAAGTGCCTGAAACTGGCGCACTGCTGCTGGCCAGCTGGCCCAACCCGAAGGGCGGTTCCGGCTTCCCGGCGCGGGCGGTGGCGATCCATTTATGA
- a CDS encoding glutamine synthetase family protein: MTLDPETIDTETILQQDVQLTRILWTDNAGLTRAKAVTRPSLPGAMLRGVGLSMGQQALAMMVDSVVPESGLSAVGEVRIVPDPASYVTLPYAPGSAAMVSDMRTLDGKAWAHCPRDFLRRQVEAAEQLGFTVMASFENEFYLFKDGEPLDSSVYGALDGFSASNAFALDVLAALDAHGLSPEMYYPESGPGQQEISIAPAEGIAAADRQVLFKMAVNGVARQHGLRASFAAKPVRDGAGSGCHIHLSLWRDGVNTFYDQKGELGLSLTARQSIAGVLTHLPGLCALTVPSVNSYRRLLPGWWAGSYACWGLDNREASLRVASGHLLSGAGGGSTNFELKTCDASASPYLALGGLLACVLDGLRRQLDPGAPLDMPPGSLTDAERAERTIQRLPESLPEALAAFEQDDLLQAALGPDLARSFTAVRRAEAAYFATQDEDTELNMHRFVY, from the coding sequence ATGACCCTTGACCCTGAGACGATCGACACTGAAACTATCCTTCAGCAAGACGTCCAACTCACCCGCATTCTGTGGACCGACAATGCGGGCCTGACCCGCGCTAAGGCCGTGACCCGCCCCAGCCTGCCGGGAGCAATGCTGCGCGGCGTGGGCCTGAGCATGGGTCAGCAAGCGCTGGCAATGATGGTGGACAGCGTGGTGCCGGAAAGCGGACTGAGCGCGGTGGGTGAGGTGAGAATCGTGCCCGATCCGGCCAGTTATGTGACCCTGCCCTACGCGCCCGGCTCGGCGGCGATGGTAAGCGACATGCGAACCCTGGACGGCAAAGCTTGGGCGCATTGCCCCCGCGACTTCCTGCGCCGCCAGGTGGAGGCCGCTGAGCAACTCGGCTTCACGGTAATGGCGAGTTTTGAGAACGAGTTTTACCTGTTCAAAGATGGAGAGCCGCTGGACAGCAGCGTGTACGGAGCGCTGGACGGCTTTTCAGCTTCTAACGCCTTTGCGCTGGATGTTCTCGCTGCACTGGACGCTCATGGCCTGAGCCCCGAGATGTACTATCCCGAATCCGGCCCCGGCCAGCAGGAAATTTCCATTGCGCCTGCCGAAGGGATAGCCGCCGCTGACCGTCAGGTGCTGTTCAAGATGGCGGTGAATGGCGTGGCGCGGCAGCACGGCTTACGGGCCTCGTTTGCCGCCAAGCCGGTCAGGGACGGAGCGGGCAGCGGGTGTCACATTCACCTGAGTCTGTGGCGAGACGGAGTCAATACTTTTTACGACCAGAAGGGCGAATTGGGCCTGTCCCTGACGGCGCGGCAATCCATCGCGGGCGTGCTGACCCATTTGCCGGGTCTGTGCGCCCTGACGGTGCCGTCGGTCAATTCTTACCGCCGCTTGCTGCCAGGCTGGTGGGCGGGCAGCTACGCCTGCTGGGGGCTGGACAACCGCGAGGCCAGCCTGCGGGTCGCCAGCGGCCATCTGCTGAGCGGCGCGGGCGGGGGCAGCACCAATTTTGAGCTCAAGACCTGCGACGCCAGCGCCAGTCCGTATCTGGCCCTAGGCGGCCTGCTGGCCTGCGTGCTGGACGGCCTGAGACGCCAACTCGACCCCGGAGCGCCGCTGGATATGCCGCCAGGGAGCCTCACCGACGCGGAGCGGGCCGAGCGGACGATTCAGCGCCTGCCCGAATCGCTGCCGGAAGCGCTGGCTGCCTTCGAGCAAGACGACCTGCTTCAAGCGGCCCTCGGCCCCGATCTGGCCCGCTCGTTTACGGCGGTGCGCCGCGCTGAGGCCGCCTACTTTGCCACTCAGGACGAGGACACCGAACTTAATATGCACCGCTTCGTTTACTAA
- a CDS encoding amidohydrolase family protein, with protein sequence MNLDHIPILDHHAHAIFHEAGWRTAPLESYFTEAYDPEVLERHTPHGIFYRRSLRELAEFYGCEPQRTAVDAARQAADYLEVAQRMIRGANIDTVLLDDGLFTGELMSVAESDSLLPWQARRVLRLEAVLAGLVWQHDRVSDLLHSFESHLRQVAPTLAGLKSVIAYRTGLAVEKWDAGEVQAAYDALKRDLKTGETPKLTSKPLLDTALLLALRVARDVDLPVQFHTGYGDPDLDLRLANPLHLRSLFEDPDLRGLKIVMLHCYPFTREAGYLASVYPGAYLDLSLSIPFLSQHGMRTHVHEALHLSPLSKLLFATDASRTPELFYLGARWGRRMLGEVLDDTVRVGDLTANEAEEAAVMLLRGNASALYPAPVQPNAPTQVQA encoded by the coding sequence TTGAACCTCGACCACATCCCGATTCTGGATCACCACGCCCACGCCATCTTTCACGAAGCGGGCTGGCGCACGGCCCCACTGGAAAGCTACTTCACCGAGGCTTACGATCCCGAAGTGCTTGAGCGCCACACCCCGCACGGCATCTTTTACCGCCGCTCCCTGCGCGAGCTGGCCGAGTTTTACGGCTGCGAGCCACAGAGAACGGCGGTGGACGCGGCGCGGCAGGCGGCGGATTATCTGGAGGTGGCCCAGCGCATGATCCGGGGGGCCAACATCGACACCGTGCTGCTGGACGACGGCCTATTCACCGGCGAGTTGATGAGCGTGGCCGAATCGGATTCGCTGCTCCCCTGGCAAGCCCGGCGCGTCCTGCGGCTGGAAGCGGTGCTGGCCGGATTGGTTTGGCAACATGACCGCGTCTCTGACTTACTTCACTCGTTTGAATCACATCTGCGGCAAGTCGCCCCCACCCTGGCCGGACTCAAGAGCGTCATCGCTTACCGCACTGGGCTGGCGGTGGAGAAGTGGGACGCGGGCGAGGTGCAGGCTGCTTATGATGCCCTCAAACGCGACTTGAAAACAGGTGAGACACCAAAACTCACCAGCAAGCCACTTCTGGACACAGCGCTGCTGCTGGCCCTGCGGGTGGCGCGTGACGTGGATTTGCCCGTCCAGTTTCACACCGGCTACGGCGATCCCGACCTCGATCTACGCCTCGCCAATCCGCTCCATCTGCGATCCCTGTTTGAAGACCCCGATTTGCGCGGCCTCAAAATCGTGATGCTGCATTGCTACCCGTTTACCCGCGAGGCGGGCTACCTCGCCAGCGTCTACCCCGGCGCGTACCTCGACCTGAGCTTGAGCATTCCCTTCCTCAGTCAGCACGGCATGAGAACACACGTCCATGAGGCGCTGCACCTCTCGCCGCTGAGCAAACTCCTGTTTGCCACCGACGCCTCGCGGACGCCGGAGCTGTTTTATCTGGGCGCTCGCTGGGGCCGCCGGATGCTGGGCGAGGTGCTGGACGACACCGTACGAGTAGGCGATCTGACGGCCAACGAGGCCGAGGAAGCCGCCGTGATGCTGTTGCGTGGAAATGCTTCGGCGCTGTATCCGGCTCCTGTGCAGCCAAATGCGCCCACACAGGTTCAGGCGTGA
- a CDS encoding ABC transporter permease, which yields MTLPVAKTAPAAKTRSVAWRRFSRDRAALTGLVICILIVLAALLAPWLSPHDPNFQFPDGLSLEGAPQSPSRTFLLGTDLLGRDLLSRLLWGARASLLVGVLANGLAVIIGVLLGALGGLWRGVVGTLIMRFTDVMMAFPVLLLAIALTAILRPSLWIVTLVIALLNWVAVARVIYAQVVSLREREFVEAAQAVGASGTRVLFRHVAPHLLPTALVWGSLGIGTTVLLEATLSFLGVGVQPPTPSWGGIINESQSYLTTAPWLVLFPGAAILLTSLGFNLLGEGLRDALDPNGNG from the coding sequence ATCACGCTGCCCGTCGCCAAAACCGCGCCCGCTGCAAAAACGCGCTCGGTGGCCTGGCGGCGCTTCTCGCGTGACCGGGCCGCGCTGACCGGACTGGTCATCTGCATTTTGATCGTGCTGGCCGCGCTGCTGGCTCCCTGGCTCTCGCCGCATGATCCCAATTTCCAGTTCCCTGACGGCCTGTCTCTGGAGGGTGCGCCTCAGTCACCCAGCCGCACCTTTTTGCTCGGCACCGATCTGCTGGGGCGCGACCTGCTCTCGCGTTTGCTCTGGGGGGCACGGGCGTCCTTGCTGGTAGGCGTCCTGGCCAACGGGCTGGCAGTCATCATCGGCGTGCTGCTGGGCGCACTCGGCGGGCTGTGGCGCGGCGTGGTCGGCACCCTGATCATGCGCTTTACCGACGTGATGATGGCCTTCCCCGTGCTGCTCCTCGCCATCGCCCTGACGGCCATCCTGCGTCCCAGCTTGTGGATCGTGACTTTGGTGATTGCGCTGCTCAACTGGGTGGCGGTGGCGCGAGTCATCTACGCGCAGGTCGTATCACTACGCGAGCGCGAATTCGTGGAGGCGGCGCAGGCGGTGGGCGCGTCCGGCACCCGGGTTCTGTTCCGGCATGTCGCGCCGCACCTGCTGCCCACCGCGCTGGTGTGGGGGTCGCTGGGCATCGGCACCACCGTACTGCTAGAAGCCACGCTGTCCTTTTTGGGCGTGGGCGTGCAGCCGCCGACGCCAAGCTGGGGCGGCATCATCAACGAGTCACAGAGTTACCTGACCACCGCGCCCTGGCTGGTGCTGTTTCCCGGCGCGGCCATTTTGCTCACCTCGCTGGGCTTCAATCTGCTGGGCGAGGGCCTGCGCGACGCGCTCGATCCCAACGGGAACGGCTGA
- a CDS encoding ABC transporter permease: MLPFAASRVMQSLFVLLIASVMTFSLIFLLPADPARLVAGPSASVQTVNSIRRELGLDQPFAAQYAQYLGKLLQGDLGRSYKQQSSVRELLASRIWPTTQLMLGAIALELLLGLPLGIWAALRRGRWPDRVVMGFAFLGASAPQFWLGLSLVYLLAYGLNLFPLGGYGGLSHLFLPALTLGLGGAGWYARVIRSSLLEVLARDYVRTARAKGLSPSRVVIRHALRNAVPPIISMIGLDIGVFMGGVVVVESVFGWPGLGRLVWDAIRVVDLPVIVGVVIFSAVVITLANLLADLVQLVIDPRIRYS, encoded by the coding sequence ATGCTGCCGTTCGCCGCCTCGCGGGTGATGCAGAGCTTGTTTGTGCTGCTGATCGCCTCGGTGATGACCTTCAGCTTGATTTTTTTGCTGCCTGCCGACCCAGCCCGCTTGGTCGCCGGGCCGAGCGCCAGCGTTCAGACCGTCAACAGCATCCGGCGCGAACTGGGTTTAGATCAGCCGTTTGCCGCCCAGTACGCGCAGTACCTCGGGAAGTTGCTGCAAGGCGATCTGGGGCGCTCCTACAAGCAGCAGTCCAGCGTGCGCGAGTTGCTGGCCTCTCGCATCTGGCCCACCACTCAGCTGATGCTGGGGGCCATTGCGCTGGAGTTGCTGCTCGGCCTGCCGCTGGGCATCTGGGCAGCACTCAGGCGCGGACGGTGGCCTGACCGGGTGGTGATGGGCTTCGCCTTTCTGGGAGCCTCCGCGCCGCAGTTCTGGCTGGGCCTGAGTTTGGTGTATCTGCTGGCCTACGGCCTGAACCTCTTTCCGCTGGGCGGCTACGGCGGCCTCTCGCACCTGTTCTTGCCTGCCCTCACCCTCGGTCTGGGCGGCGCGGGCTGGTACGCACGGGTGATCCGCTCCAGTCTGCTGGAGGTGCTGGCCCGCGATTATGTCCGCACCGCCCGCGCCAAGGGCCTGTCTCCCTCGCGGGTGGTCATTCGCCACGCCCTGCGCAACGCCGTGCCGCCGATTATCAGCATGATCGGATTGGATATCGGCGTGTTCATGGGCGGGGTGGTGGTGGTGGAAAGCGTCTTCGGTTGGCCGGGCCTGGGGCGACTCGTCTGGGACGCCATCCGGGTGGTCGATCTTCCGGTCATCGTGGGGGTTGTCATCTTCAGCGCCGTCGTCATCACCCTTGCCAACCTGCTGGCCGACCTCGTTCAGCTCGTCATCGACCCCCGCATCCGCTACTCGTAA
- a CDS encoding ABC transporter substrate-binding protein, with the protein MKTLTTTALLGLTLLLGGALAAPGGNITVSYKDDVTTLDPAVGYDYQNWPMEKMVFDALLDYKPGSTTLTPRLAAKMPDVSKDGKTYTFTLRKGVKFQNGRVMTADDVKYTLERVLNPKTKSPGQSFYTGIAGAQAFVDGKAKAVSGITVLAPDKLRITLDAPNAAFLNIMAMNFAFIVPKEAVASAGEDFGHKPVGTGPFTLKSWVNGQQLVFERNPNYFMPNLPQLASVTVKVGLDPSVAYLSLQRGEIDLLGDGIPPAQFLQVTRDPKLKASVVSKTSVNTTYLSLNTGIKPLNDVRVRQAINMAIDKTKILRIINGRGEIAKGVLPPLMPGYDKTEAGYAYDPVKAKALLAAAGLKSGFDTTLYTTSTDPNPRIAQSIQQDLAQIGVRVQLKSLAQSSVIDAAGTPKTAAMVWSGGLAWTQDYPDPSDFYWPILSCKSAVQGGWNWPFICDKALDARADKADRMVAPAQQAARLKEYASIFAAMNKQAAWVPVFHEVRYTMKSERLVGSVDDLLDPTHFINYERLSVK; encoded by the coding sequence ATGAAAACACTGACCACAACGGCGCTTCTCGGATTGACCCTTTTGCTCGGCGGCGCTCTGGCCGCGCCGGGCGGCAACATCACCGTCTCCTACAAAGACGACGTGACCACCCTCGATCCGGCAGTGGGCTACGACTACCAGAACTGGCCGATGGAGAAGATGGTCTTCGACGCCCTGCTGGACTACAAACCCGGCTCCACGACGCTGACGCCGCGCCTGGCGGCCAAGATGCCAGACGTTTCCAAAGACGGCAAGACATATACCTTCACCCTGCGTAAAGGCGTCAAGTTCCAGAACGGGCGCGTGATGACAGCGGACGATGTGAAATACACCTTGGAGCGCGTTCTCAACCCGAAGACCAAGAGTCCGGGGCAGAGCTTTTATACCGGGATCGCGGGCGCACAGGCGTTCGTGGACGGCAAGGCCAAGGCCGTGTCGGGCATCACCGTACTGGCTCCTGACAAGCTGCGGATCACGCTGGACGCACCCAACGCCGCTTTCCTCAATATCATGGCCATGAATTTCGCCTTTATCGTCCCCAAGGAAGCCGTTGCCAGCGCCGGGGAGGATTTCGGCCACAAGCCCGTCGGCACTGGGCCGTTTACCCTCAAGTCATGGGTCAACGGTCAACAACTCGTCTTTGAGCGCAATCCCAATTACTTCATGCCCAACCTGCCGCAGCTTGCCAGCGTCACCGTCAAGGTCGGGCTCGATCCCAGTGTGGCTTACCTCAGCCTCCAGCGCGGCGAGATCGATCTGCTCGGCGACGGCATTCCGCCTGCTCAGTTTCTGCAAGTTACCCGCGATCCCAAGCTCAAGGCCAGCGTGGTGTCCAAGACCTCGGTCAACACCACCTACCTGAGCCTCAACACCGGCATCAAGCCGCTCAATGACGTGCGGGTGCGTCAGGCCATCAACATGGCGATTGACAAAACCAAGATTTTGCGCATCATCAACGGGCGCGGCGAGATTGCCAAAGGGGTGCTGCCGCCGCTGATGCCCGGCTACGACAAGACTGAGGCGGGGTACGCTTACGATCCGGTCAAAGCCAAAGCGCTGCTGGCGGCGGCGGGCCTGAAGTCCGGCTTCGACACCACGCTCTACACCACCTCCACCGACCCGAATCCGCGTATCGCCCAGAGCATCCAGCAAGATTTGGCGCAGATCGGCGTGCGGGTGCAGCTCAAGAGCTTGGCCCAGAGCAGCGTGATCGACGCGGCAGGCACGCCCAAGACGGCGGCTATGGTCTGGTCAGGCGGTCTGGCCTGGACGCAGGACTACCCAGACCCCAGCGATTTTTACTGGCCGATCTTGTCATGCAAAAGTGCGGTGCAGGGCGGCTGGAACTGGCCATTTATCTGCGATAAGGCGCTGGACGCCCGCGCCGACAAAGCCGATAGAATGGTGGCCCCCGCTCAGCAAGCCGCCCGTCTCAAGGAATACGCCAGCATCTTCGCCGCCATGAACAAGCAGGCGGCGTGGGTGCCGGTCTTTCACGAGGTGCGCTACACCATGAAGTCTGAGCGTCTGGTGGGCAGCGTGGACGACCTGCTCGACCCGACGCACTTCATTAATTACGAGCGGCTGTCGGTGAAATAA
- a CDS encoding acetamidase/formamidase family protein, whose amino-acid sequence MTARPKCTIHDHHYGWDNSLKPALEVESGETIEFEVVDSGGGQFTPSSTSADVTTLDFSKINPVTGPVYVHGAEPGDALQVEILEFRPSGFGWTAIIPGFGLLADEFSEPYLKLWNYTDTSAEFHHGIQVPVRPFPGTIGNAPAEAGHHSVVPPRAVGGNMDIRDLTAGSTLHLPVAVKGALFSVGDTHAAQGDGEVCGTAIESAMHITLRFTLQKAAKLRTPRFSTPGPVTSHIDQKGYQVTTGIGPDLYAAAQDATRNMIELMMAEYGLSAQDAYLLCSVCADLRISEIVDAPNWLVGLYLPKSIFG is encoded by the coding sequence ATGACCGCCAGACCAAAATGCACCATCCATGATCACCATTACGGCTGGGACAACAGCCTGAAGCCCGCCCTGGAGGTGGAGAGCGGCGAGACGATTGAATTTGAAGTCGTCGATTCCGGCGGCGGCCAGTTCACGCCGTCTTCCACCTCCGCTGACGTGACCACACTGGACTTCTCCAAGATCAATCCGGTGACTGGCCCGGTGTACGTTCACGGCGCAGAGCCGGGCGACGCCCTGCAAGTCGAGATTCTGGAGTTCCGGCCCTCCGGCTTCGGTTGGACGGCGATCATTCCCGGTTTCGGACTACTGGCCGACGAATTTTCCGAGCCGTATCTCAAGCTGTGGAATTACACCGACACTTCAGCGGAGTTTCATCACGGCATTCAGGTGCCGGTGCGTCCTTTTCCCGGCACCATCGGCAACGCGCCCGCTGAGGCTGGCCACCACAGCGTCGTGCCGCCGAGGGCGGTGGGCGGCAACATGGACATCCGCGATCTGACGGCGGGCAGCACCCTTCACCTGCCCGTCGCGGTCAAGGGCGCACTCTTCTCGGTGGGCGATACCCACGCGGCTCAGGGCGACGGCGAGGTGTGCGGCACGGCGATTGAATCGGCCATGCACATCACCCTGCGTTTTACCCTGCAAAAAGCCGCGAAGCTGAGAACGCCGCGCTTTTCCACGCCCGGCCCGGTGACTTCGCATATCGATCAGAAGGGCTATCAGGTGACGACCGGCATCGGCCCCGATCTGTACGCCGCCGCGCAGGACGCCACCCGCAACATGATCGAACTGATGATGGCTGAATACGGCCTCAGCGCCCAGGACGCTTACCTGCTGTGCAGCGTGTGCGCCGACCTGCGTATCAGCGAGATTGTGGACGCCCCCAACTGGCTGGTCGGACTGTATTTGCCGAAGAGTATTTTTGGTTAG
- the iolB gene encoding 5-deoxy-glucuronate isomerase: protein MTITGTHLKPGVDGNLSVTPQSAGWTYLSFGVMTLDGASFEGNSGENEVALVPQSGRLSVHLGDEEHDLSRAGVFEELPTVVYLPPHTHYTVSGSGTFAHGGAPATGQHPARVIRPQDIKVEMRGGANATRQVSHLLGPDQLAERLLIYEVYTPSGNWSGWPPHRHDGWHGSLYIEETYHYRIQPEQGWAIHRNYSPEDAYDEALIARDGDLILSPRGYHPVAAAPGSNVYYLNFMAGEALGEARSTPPVDEPDWAWMRQDWGGKALTLPIPVMAKP, encoded by the coding sequence GTGACCATCACGGGAACCCATCTCAAGCCCGGCGTGGACGGCAACCTCAGCGTCACGCCCCAGAGCGCGGGCTGGACATATCTTTCGTTCGGTGTGATGACGCTCGACGGCGCAAGTTTTGAGGGCAACAGCGGCGAAAACGAAGTTGCCCTCGTGCCGCAATCTGGCCGCCTGAGTGTTCACTTGGGTGATGAGGAACATGACCTCTCCAGAGCAGGCGTGTTCGAAGAGCTGCCGACGGTGGTTTACCTGCCGCCGCACACCCATTACACGGTATCAGGCAGCGGCACCTTCGCTCACGGCGGCGCACCGGCAACTGGGCAGCATCCGGCGCGGGTCATCCGGCCTCAGGACATCAAGGTGGAAATGCGCGGCGGGGCCAACGCCACCCGGCAAGTCAGCCACCTGCTTGGCCCCGACCAGCTGGCCGAGCGGCTGCTGATCTACGAGGTTTATACCCCCAGCGGCAACTGGAGCGGCTGGCCCCCGCATCGGCATGACGGCTGGCACGGCAGTCTCTACATCGAGGAAACCTACCACTACCGCATCCAACCCGAACAGGGCTGGGCGATTCACCGCAATTACAGCCCTGAAGACGCCTACGACGAAGCGCTGATTGCCCGTGACGGAGACCTCATTCTCAGCCCGCGTGGCTATCATCCGGTGGCGGCGGCTCCCGGCAGCAACGTCTATTACCTCAATTTTATGGCCGGTGAAGCGCTCGGCGAGGCCAGAAGCACGCCGCCCGTGGATGAGCCGGATTGGGCTTGGATGCGCCAAGACTGGGGCGGCAAGGCGCTGACATTGCCGATTCCAGTGATGGCCAAGCCCTGA